In a single window of the Nicotiana tomentosiformis chromosome 8, ASM39032v3, whole genome shotgun sequence genome:
- the LOC138898036 gene encoding uncharacterized protein, with protein MAEYEACILGLRLAIDMNVQELLVIGDSDLLVHQVLGEWATKNTKILPYLHCVQELIKRFTKIEFKHVLKIQNELTDALATLSSMIQHLDKNFIDPIPIVIHKQPSYYAHVEEESDGNPCFHDIKEYLAKEEYLEHATHTQKRILRRMANHFF; from the coding sequence atggcagaatatgaggcttgcatcttgggactcaggttggccattgacatgaacgttcaggagttgctggtgaTTGGAGATTCTGATCTTTTGGTGCATCAGgttttaggagaatgggctaccaagaacaccaaaatattaccatatctgcactgtgtacaagagttgatcaagaggttcacgaagatagagttcaaacatgttttgAAGATTCAGAACGAGCTCACGGATGCATTAgccactttatcttccatgatacaacacctagacaagaacttcatcgatcctatcccaatagtAATTCATAAACAACCGTCTTattatgctcatgttgaagaagaaagtgaTGGAAATCCGTGTttccatgacatcaaagaatacttggcaaaGGAAGAGTACCTGGAACATGCAACTCATACTCAGAAGCGCATACTCCGAAGGatggccaaccatttcttttaa